A window of Limnohabitans sp. contains these coding sequences:
- a CDS encoding ABC transporter permease produces MNALKRWLNSDVGYSFRQSPMAMVAAAIAFICLFCSVFAGWVSPTNPFDLATLELSDARLPPAWMEGGTTKFLLGTDDQGRDILSALIYGSRISLIVGLASVLLSVVVGVGLGLLAGFKGGWLDALLMRLCDVMLSFPAILVALLIAGVGRALFPNAHESLAFGVLIISISLTGWVQYARTVRGTTLVERNKEYVQAARVTGVAPLRIMFKHVLPNVMGPVMVLATIQVATAIITEATLSFLGVGAPPTSPSLGTLIRVGNDYLFSGEWWITIFPGLMLVLIALSVNLLGDWLRDALNPRLR; encoded by the coding sequence ATGAACGCATTGAAACGTTGGCTGAACAGCGACGTCGGTTACAGCTTCCGCCAATCGCCCATGGCGATGGTGGCGGCTGCCATCGCCTTCATTTGTCTTTTTTGTTCGGTCTTTGCCGGCTGGGTGTCGCCCACCAACCCGTTTGACCTGGCCACGCTGGAGTTGAGCGACGCCCGCTTGCCGCCCGCCTGGATGGAGGGCGGCACCACCAAGTTTTTGCTGGGCACCGACGATCAGGGGCGCGACATTTTGTCGGCCCTGATCTATGGTTCGCGCATTTCTTTGATCGTCGGCTTGGCTTCGGTCCTCTTGTCGGTGGTGGTCGGCGTGGGCCTGGGCCTGTTGGCGGGTTTCAAGGGCGGCTGGCTCGACGCTTTGCTCATGCGCCTGTGCGATGTGATGCTGTCCTTCCCGGCCATTTTGGTGGCGCTCTTGATCGCGGGCGTAGGACGTGCCCTTTTTCCCAATGCGCACGAATCGCTGGCCTTTGGTGTGCTGATCATCTCGATCTCGCTGACGGGCTGGGTGCAATACGCCCGCACCGTGCGTGGCACCACTTTGGTAGAGCGCAACAAAGAATACGTGCAGGCCGCCCGCGTGACGGGCGTGGCCCCGTTGCGCATCATGTTCAAGCATGTGCTGCCCAATGTGATGGGTCCGGTCATGGTGTTGGCCACCATCCAGGTGGCCACGGCCATCATCACCGAAGCCACGCTGTCGTTTTTGGGTGTGGGCGCACCCCCCACCTCGCCCTCGCTGGGCACGCTGATTCGCGTGGGCAACGACTATTTGTTCTCGGGCGAGTGGTGGATCACGATTTTCCCGGGCCTGATGCTGGTGCTGATCGCCCTGTCGGTCAACTTGCTGGGTGACTGGTTGCGCGACGCGCTGAATCCGAGATTGCGATGA